The Eurosta solidaginis isolate ZX-2024a chromosome 4, ASM4086904v1, whole genome shotgun sequence genome includes a window with the following:
- the LOC137248924 gene encoding uncharacterized protein — protein sequence MYFIAIPLTLFTVLLCSKCVHTTDSYSARKHRQARTLIYPPTSPTRLQYIAGIGIPVEDLTYESVTSGYVLKAEYFLPTKAEEMRPQYLKPQPIARRSFENYNYTVAHTHNTKSEQQTMSNDMHSATNFDTNWSSKQKTAASYRWIIYKSMEILMDRKGLSGRSCMLRSICEHAVVPLHYESGILAEILHIILTPSQSHDEIDHPSNKDYGRAERIGRNGRDCAATYTACANSPLDLITAIFELEGQLD from the exons ATGTATTTTATTGCTATTCCTCTGACACTATTTACAGTGTTACTTTGCTCTAAATGCGTGCATACAACAGATTCATATTCGGCTAGGAAGCACCGACAAGCTAGGACTTTGATATATCCGCCAACATCACCAACTCGTTTGCAA TACATTGCCGGTATTGGTATACCAGTTGAAGACTTAACCTATGAGTCGGTTACCTCTGGTTATGTTTTAAAAGCCGAATATTTTCTACCTACTAAAGCGGAAGAAATGCGACCACAATATCTGAAGCCACAACCAATAGCTCGACGTAGCTTTGAGAATTATAATTACACAGTTGCGCATACGCACAATACCAAGAGTGAGCAACAAACAATGAGTAACGATATGCATAGCGCTACTAACTTTGATACAAATTGGTCGAGTAAACAGAAAACAGCTGCCTCATATCGTTGGATTATCTACAAAAGTATGGAAATACTAATGGATAG GAAAGGTTTATCAGGGCGGTCGTGCATGCTGCGTAGCATTTGTGAACATGCCGTTGTACCGTTGCATTACGAAAGTGGAATTTTAGCAGAAATATTACATATTATTTTGAC GCCTTCACAATCGCATGATGAAATTGATCATCCTAGCAACAAAGATTATGGGCGTGCGGAGCGTATTGGCCGCAATGGTCGCGACTGTGCAGCAACATATACTGCGTGTGCCAATTCACCTCTAGATCTTATCACAGCTATTTTTGAACTAGAAGGTCAACTTgattag